AAATCGATCGGCGGTAATTAATGCAgaaaaatataaacataaatCTGTGGATGCACAGGTTCATGGGGAAACACTCTAGTATAAAATAGCTCCACTGGATGGAAaacaatattttatataataaataaatcaatGCATGCTGcgtctaattaattattattattctataaattaaattttggcGTAATTTGCTTCTAATTTTCATTTTGTGGTAATGTTCTAGATTACAAGCTAATAAGTTTGAATCAGGGATGCTCAATCATCactagaaaatagaaaaatggcACAGTGCATACTCTATGTATATAAAGCTCATATAAGTCAAAACGTACGCCATTAAATTGTTATAGGTATTTAGTTTAATTAGTAAATAGTTACAAAATGGCTGAATTTATATTCTAGTagtatttcttttttaaataaaaactgaTTTATTAGGAGATTAAAACGATAATTGAATGAGTAGTCAATCAGATGATACGTGTAAAGAAAAATGGTATTTGAGTAAAAACAAAGAGgggaaaaagaaatttaaatattattgtttaattgTTTGTTAAAAACTgttatttctaatttctttaCTATTTCAAATTGTTTTACCTACACAAAGAGTATTGCACTAAAGACAAAAGACATAATGATTGTACATGAATTTGATATATcactaaaatttgaaaaaaataaaaaatcatttcaaacagtttaaaattattttatttaatatttattaattattattaaaataattatataattttagatattgtcttttttagtattaatgttgatatatattatttaagacaaaaaaaatcaaaattgtaCGTGCATACTTTTAAGTTTATATAGATAACACTAATTAATAAAGTATTTAATATTTAACTTGGATTAGTTAGGAGTAGAGTAGAGTTTAGATTTAACCTTAATTTTATCCTGCGAGTTAAGAACATGCTAATCTTAGTCCTACTCATTCTTAATCTGCAGGTATTCGACCTTACCTGCGAGTTAGCAAAAAGATgctatattattatataatctAATGAACatgcaaattaaaaattcaacacAAACAACATAAACATCAAATGTTCAATAATTCCATATGGCACATGACGAACATAACGCTAAACGAAACACACAAGCATGGGGACCACAGCGCTGAGCATAGCATGAACACGGAATTGCCAGTGAGGGGAGTAGTCGGAGAAGGGAGAGCCGAAACAGGGAGTAAGAATTTTTGGCGAAGAGACGAAGAGAGATTGAGAGGAGAGATTAGGACTGACTGTTAGGTAGAAATGATATGAGTGAAAAGATTAGAGTTTATGTTATAATTAAACAGTTATATATCACTAAATACAATTGacttttatataaataaaaatattaaattactaAATGATCATTTTGGCTTAGTTATTCAAAGTCTTCTACACTAAAATAAAAGTCCTTGGTTCGATATCCGCACTCTATTCGATCTATACTCAAATCGGATTTGAGTACCTACAAATATGCATTGCTTGGACTTGTTTCTAGAGCTTCATGTTTGAAGGTAAATCTTCATAAGTTGAAGGCCCAGTTTTTCAAGAGGGTGTCGGAGAGGAGGAAAGATGTTCTTTCAGGGGTTTCTAACATCCGATTTTGCAATGATTTGGGTAAATACTTGGGAATCAACATCGGTCATGCCAAAGCTTTCAGGAGGACAGCTCAGGAGGTTATTGAAAAAATTTCGAGAAAACTTTCGAATGGGATGCCTGTTGAATAAGGCAGGGAGGCTTTGTCTTGTCAAATCGATTATGACCTCTATCCTGATTTAGGACATGCAAATTTCTCTTCTCCCGAAGTTTGCATGTAATAAAATTGATTCCATAATGAGACAGTTCTTATGGAAAGGTCAAGCGACCGAGAAAGGGCTGCCTCTAGTTAGATGGGAGGTTGTCATAACTCCTAAAAGAGCAGGAGGATTGGGTATTAGGGATACTTCCTGTGCTAATGTGGCACTTCTGGGAAAACTGGTATGGGATTGTCTAAATAATAACAAGAAGTTGTGGTGCAGGTTCTGATGCATAAATATCTCATGAATCAGTCTggtataataaaaaatagtaaaaattctTCATCGGCTACCTGGAAGAACATTGTTAGTGCCTATGAACATCTCAAGGAAGGACTTCATTGGAATGTTGAGGATGTCTACAAATTAATTTGGTATGACGAGTGGACTCCTTTTGGTAAGCTTTGTAACCTTGTTCCTTATGTGCATATTTCTGAATCAGATTTCAAAGTGGATGACTTGTGGAAAGGGATATCTTGGGAGGTTGATAGTCTTATCACGTCTATTCTGCATGAGATTAAGCAGTTCATTCGTGGTCTGAGATATCCTAGTTTGACTGAGTTGGAGTCACAGTAGAAGTAGTGGCCTGCAGTAACAAAAAAGTATAGTGCAAGGGAGGGCTATAAATGGTTATTAGAGAAACCTTGAATTGGAATGCCAATAGCAACTAGAACTGGCTGTGAAATACTAACATTCCGGAGAATTTCAAATTTACTATGTGGCTTGGTTTACATGATACTCTACCGACTGAGACCTTTCAATTCAAGTGACATTTAGCTTCTTTAGATATGTGTAAGAGATGTAACAAGATGCAAGAACAATGGAACATTGCCTTTAAGACTGTGAACGACCAAAGACAATTTGGCATATATTAGATCCTGGTATCCTAGACTCGATGGCTGGGACAATTCTTGAAGAGTGGTTTTGGAAGGCCTTGTTTGACAATGAGGCGTCTTTTGGTGCAGGATTTTGGTGGGTATGGACTATGGAGACATAAGTGTAATGACATATTTAATGCTGACAACCTTTGGATAGACCACAAAGTTGTTGCCTTGGCCAGAATTACCACCAAGGACTTATAGGTTTACAAGAATCGAAACTATGCCTTTAAGTGTCTCCAAAATCGCCAAACCATTGGCAGGCAACAGTTTTAAAGTTAATTGTGATGCAAGCTTGTATCtggattgataaaccactattttatggtttatattgtatttaattgagtggttttatcaagcttttcacccacttattcataagatttgcatgattttacaattccttcctagtttagttctatgattgaaaacatgcttctttggtcttaatttagctaatcttaatcatctcttattaccattcgatgccttgatctgtgtgttaagtgtttcaggcttcatagggcaggaatagcttagagaatgaagaggaagcgtgcaaaaatggaaggaacacaaggaattgaggagatgaccagcgagaagtcacgtgGTCGCAtcgctcacgcgaccgcgcgaaatggaagaaatcagagcgacgcgttcgcgtgcctgacgcgaccgcgcggattggaagctgcacgaacgacgcggaggcgtggacgacgcgcacgcgtggtacgaaaaacgctgagtgacgcgatcatgtggacgacgcggacgcgtgacgtgcgcgatctgcagaattacaaaagtcgttggcagagattctgggccgcattttaacccagttttcggcccagaaacacagattaaagtcagaaaacttgcagagactcaacaggctttcataattcataattttagttttagatgtagtttttagagagagaggttctctcctctctcttaggattaggattaggattagaatttattttaggattaggatttcttttcaCTTCAGGATGATTTtatcttcatcaggttcaataatttatgtttatcttctacttttatttactctgatatttttaattgtgtttgattgatgttACCCAATTGGCTGATgatattgtccatgttagaattgacattttctatttaatataatttgaggtatttcagactcgtgattgcttttctttaattttaatttagattatttactattggctttaattgattaactggaagcccttgagttatcaactattcatgattgattgttatgtcggctaatTAACCGGAATTctactaactctagtctttccttaggatttggctaggacttgggaaatctaaccaattggttcactGGACTCtcccttgcttacgcaaaggttaactaagtgggattaacttccattctcataggagtaactaggataggacttccgaaatttcatatcttgccaagagtttattttataattatttatttattttaattgtcatttgaattacttgtcatacttcttccttatttccaaaacccccaattttacctttttcatagccaataataaaaacatacctccctgcaattccttgagaagacgacccgaggtttaaatactttggttatcaatttatttaggggtttgttacttgtgacaaccaaaacgtttgtaagaaaggttgattgcttggtttagtaactatacttacaacgagagtttactataacttttAAActatcaatcttcagttcttcatgGATTCAAATGTAACGGGGTTCAGGTGTATTATTAGAGATTCTAAGGGAGGTTGGATCTCGGCTGCTTTGGAAGCATTCTCCCATTGTCTATCATCATATGTGAATTATTTGCTGTTTGGAGGGGGTTGGTTTTAGTTTGGGATTGCggtttgaaaaatattatatgtgAAACGGATTGCCTTGACATTCTGCCCATCATGCATGATCTTACAAGTGGGTATTCATTTGAAATAATAGATTTGGTTCACAAGATTCAAGAGCTTTTATCTCGGCCTTGGCTTGTTCATGTTAAGTGAGTGTCCCGGGAAGCAAATAGAGTTGCAGACTAAATGGCTAGATATGGTGCCAAGAGTAACTCTAATCATGTTAACCTTGTGTTGATCTCCAGCAAATTATCCGCTCAGATATAAGATAGTAGTTGCTTTGTTTCTTTGCATGTTTagacacaaaaaaaataaaataaaatataaataaatgatAAATGTTAGGAGGTCCatattgttaataaaaaataaaaattgattaatattaattcaaatataaaataaatacaaagaaaaGAATATTAATCACTTTGTCTAAATGAATAAACTAGAAACAGTAGTAGTATATTTactatttttcttaaaattctAGATTTACATAAAGGGCCCAGGTGGTAAAAAACTAATAATGCTACAATAAATGGTCCCCACAAAAAATATTCTGATCAACAGAgaaatgtaatttaaatataagaATAAATGGCCCaagctgcttcttctttttcttttttttttggaatttaaCAAGCTCCTTTCTTAATGAGCTTGAGAAAATAGGCAAAACCAATTTCATCCAAACCCAAACCCAAAAATGTCaccaagtaaaaaaaaaaaaaaatcctataattgataattattattattattccctTAGGGACATCTGACATTTCTTCCAGGTCCACCATAATAAAAGTAATTCCCCCAAACCCTATTGATTCCTCCTTGAATGTCATAGCAATTAGGGTGGTCAGCAAGAACCTTGAGATTTGACAAAGGAACCAAATTGTTATCCCAATCCACAACTTGCATGTTCCTAAAGTATGAGGCTTTTCCAAAACCTTCCCCAGCAAAGTGACCACTTCCCATTTGTGTTGATGTGTGATACCCTGATTGCCTTGAATTCACAATTTCACCCCCAAATTGCACCATGCTTCCATGATTTCTTAGGTGTGTGAACAACACTGATGGCCAGTACCCCACTAAGACCCCTGATCCAAATTCCAGCCACCAGTTCCCATGCTTTGGATCCTACATACACACCCAATATTTCAAATTTCACATTCATTTATTATAAGTTCTACTCTCAAGAATAAAGTCTCTATTTCTGAATGTTAAAAGAGTATACTACAAGGTTTATATCActtgaaaataatatttttagatagtttatAAGTCCTTCCACCTAATCTCAATTCCTAATATAATTGATAATACAGCTATCATAATAATAATCTTTGTTAATGTTATTTTAATAGAATGTTAGAGCCAATCGTATTTCGTATACTATAAGCTAGGTCTTCTATATATATACATTGCTTAAAAATACGGTAAGCATATGGCATTTATGAGTGCTATTTTGATACCATCAATGACGGATCTCTTTtcattttagtttaatttaatttgtgaCATGGCAAAGATGGACATAATTATGAAGAGCAACATGTTAGCCAGGTTGGCCAGTGAAATAATGGGTCAAAAAGAGTGTATATGGAGGGGAATTCACATTGGGATTTTGTTAAATTATGATGGTGTGAGTTCAGAATTAGAAACTCTTTGGTGgccaagaaaaaaagaaaagaagagaatctTGTAAAGAAGCAGAGCATAAGGGAGCTTACAGTTCATTATTCGAATTCCACAGTGCATGCGTGTAATGTCCCAAACCCAAAGTGTTAAAGTGAGTAAAGTAGTTCATGTTACTATGATGGGTCACCCTTCAAAAGTTTGTGAACGTTCTCTAAATCTCACTTATTCTATGCAACAATGTAAGTTTCAAGAACGTAAACATACTTACCATAAAATAATACGagtatataatataataatacatTAACTCTATCGGTTGTTTTCcacaaaatatattatattacgaataaatatttaaattaatttttaaaaattttagattgaATATTTCaataatcttttttttataatattttttttagaaatttatttattcaaaaataatgGAAGAACTAATCTATTTGACTGGAGTAATTTTTTTGAAgatgaatttaaatatttgcttgtatattatatataaaattccTTTAGCTATAGTACTTAATGGTTTCGCCTTTTGTTGGTCCTtaataaaaaacacaaaactcaATGGGGTTGCGAGACTTCCAACATAGTGGAAAGCCCACCATTGAccatgtttttttttcttctactaaTTTTGATTAGCTTCATTTGGCTTTTGACCATGAATTTTGGTTTCAACTTCGGAGACTTTAAAGGAACACTTTGGCGGGACCCTTATGAGGTGAACCTAAATTGGTTGTTagattttcaatttttcaacTCAGCTTGTCTTATGCTCATTAAAGCTTAAGACTAATCCAACCCAATAAAGGCATAAACACTTCATAATTTTATATGACTTGTGTGACAAAGTATAACTTTTCCAATCAAGAGTGTAAAAAATACCAAAGAAACTTGTAAATGTGAAAAAATGTTACCTTCCAAATGAGGAGGCTAATATCAAATTGGCCTCCGTGATATGAAGAAGTTGGAGAGATTGCAGCTCCAATTGCAATTCTATTGTTGGTTTGAACAAATCCTGAGCATAGTAAATTGTAGCATCCTGTTGCTTGATATGCATCACTCtgcttaataataaaatattcttAGATACATAGCAATTGTTACACTTCAAATTTAAGCAAGGATCAAAATACACTTTACTTACCGTCCAATAAGTAAAGAATCTAGGGTAACTGTCTCCGTATAGCTCCGGACTGACCtgcatcaaaattaattcaaattaggtattttaaatttttgagttGGTGACAATTTTAatgtaaatatttattttaaatcttGAAAGTAACAAATTAATCACTagaaaatgttttaaaaatatcaaggataaaaaaaaagttttacacttaaaataataaaaaaaatgaaaatgagaggTAGGTAGAAGGTGGATATGGTATCTATAATTTCGGGTTTGTTTAGAcgctatttttgaaaaagattttttttaataatattttttttataagagtttttacaaaaaaaacaaaaacgattttatgtttggatatctcgtgtaaaaagatatttttatttatcaattatgtttgaataaaataagataaaagtattttttttgtttatttttttatgtgaaaaacatttttttaagaaaaaaaatatcttttaaaaaaagatataaattgtAGCTTAtcaaaaaatatgttttttttttatttttctagtgtttttacttttattattaaaaatttgtcaaacacacaaaaaattaatttttttatattaaaaaagatcttttttttataatttaatgaTGACTAAACAAACACTTTAAAtgctaacaaaaataaaatgaattatattttagaaaaaaaaaataaagagagaatTTACTGATTACATGCCTGCCAACCGGCTTCAATGGTGTTGAGATCATTTCCAAAAGAACCAGAGATGACCCACATTTGTGACAAGCTGAATTCATATTGGTTTGTCACTCTTGGTGCCCACACATTTATACTTGCTTTCGCTCCATAATATTCTTCTCCACTTACATACCCAACTGCATGCTATTCACAACAAAATTTTATGCaattaagtatatatttttattaacacTATACTCAAATTCATAGTAAAAAAGACAATGGCTACTGATCcggaaaaaagaaataaaataaaaaagaagaaactcTAACTACCATAGTACCATGTGCTTCCTTTACAATACAAGTTTCCTTTGAAAAgatgaagaaagaagaagttGATACCTCATGTCCATTGCTGTTAGTGTCCCTTCTAACACGGCTTCTTAATTTTCTCCCAAAAGTGGAAACAGAACTTGCCCTCAGCATATCTTCTTGTGTTGTTCTTCTTATTGGGATTGTACCTTCTGGACAATATTCTCCAGACATGCTCCATACTTGAAACTCTTCACTCCTTTCCTCAACTTCATGCTTATATCCTTCAGGCCTTTCAGGAGCATCCTACACATGCAACCAAACCTTCTTCAAATTGTTCTACCTTATTTGCTTAATTTCACATAAACAGAGTAAATACCTTTTTTGGTACTATTTCTCTTTATAACAAATAAAATGTCTTTTTACAATTCAAAAATTCTTAATCAGTCCTAACCATTTAGATAACTGGTCTATACGATTTCTGTAAACGATGACTTGATGATGTGCCAAAGGTTGCTTAGATTGATAACAAGGGCCGATTTATCCAATTAAAGATTTTCAAATTGTAAAAAGACGCAGCACAAATAATCAAGACAAAAGAGGAAGGACATATACTCTAAAATTTCAACCgtataactaataataattaccAATGGCTTCTGTCCTTTCAATTGAGGATGATCAAAAGCTGGTTGTTGATGAGTTACAACACAGTCTATTATATCACCATCTGGACTcttcacaagaaaaaaaaaacaataacaataagagaaaagaaaaagaaaaaaaaaacagagtaTAGAAAAACAGGGGATGAAACAGGGGAAGTGGAAAAAAGCATGAAACTTTGAGAAACCTCAATTGTCTTAACAGCAGGCTTATTGATCTTTTGAAGATGATTTCTTATGAAATTGAACTTTTTCAACTCTTCTTGCGGCCGAAGTGTTTGATTGGAAACTGGGTCGTTACCATTACCAACTTCTGTGGACGGCGGCAACGACGAGGACGATAAAACAGGACAAACCAaagaaacaagaagaagaaaatgtacAATGATTGGGAAGCTCAAACACCAGCTAAAATCCATGCTTGAGAAGCTTCGTTTCGTTCTTGTTTTCATATTTGTGTTCATTTGTTTGCATTGGCTTtgtcttcttctcctcctcctccttcttcttccccttcttcttctatgGACAAGACAAGATAGCTGTGTGTTCCAACACATGGTGAGTATTCGAAGCAAGTTTTAATTACTAATTCACCATTCTCAATGCCTTGGAAGCAAAGAATAATAGCAACAAAGTTTCTTTTATTCTCTCTCTTTGGAGGGTAGTGATTATGAGCTTGAATTGAATGGGTTTGGAGGTTTTATTACTCACAATTTGTAGTTGAACTCCCAAAGCTCTAGGATTGAATAAAATACTACTCTGTAGAGAAGGGGTTTTGGGTTTGCgttttgttttcaagttttGGCCATGTGGGTTTGAGAGTACttatataaatgcatgaatagtGATGAAATCATGctaattttttaaactttaGAAGAAAGAGAGTGCATAAGTGGTGCATCAATCATAATttctttaaaataattattatatttcctcaaaattaattttattttaatgtcATCACGTATCTTTTTTTATTGAAGTACAAATATGCATTTTGCTTCTGCATGAAAATTTTTATTCataatattgaaaaaaaatatttaagataaaaagtaataataaatatattttatattaatcgAATTATGTTTAAaagataatattatatttaaatatgttTTTAGCGCCATTATAATTTTATAGTTCCTCTAAACTTTTTGCAT
The genomic region above belongs to Arachis stenosperma cultivar V10309 chromosome 5, arast.V10309.gnm1.PFL2, whole genome shotgun sequence and contains:
- the LOC130982191 gene encoding uncharacterized protein LOC130982191; its protein translation is MCWNTQLSCLVHRRRRGRRRRRRRRRQSQCKQMNTNMKTRTKRSFSSMDFSWCLSFPIIVHFLLLVSLVCPVLSSSSLPPSTEVGNGNDPVSNQTLRPQEELKKFNFIRNHLQKINKPAVKTIESPDGDIIDCVVTHQQPAFDHPQLKGQKPLDAPERPEGYKHEVEERSEEFQVWSMSGEYCPEGTIPIRRTTQEDMLRASSVSTFGRKLRSRVRRDTNSNGHEHAVGYVSGEEYYGAKASINVWAPRVTNQYEFSLSQMWVISGSFGNDLNTIEAGWQVSPELYGDSYPRFFTYWTSDAYQATGCYNLLCSGFVQTNNRIAIGAAISPTSSYHGGQFDISLLIWKDPKHGNWWLEFGSGVLVGYWPSVLFTHLRNHGSMVQFGGEIVNSRQSGYHTSTQMGSGHFAGEGFGKASYFRNMQVVDWDNNLVPLSNLKVLADHPNCYDIQGGINRVWGNYFYYGGPGRNVRCP